The sequence TTGCTGTCAATCCTTTTTCAGGTTTTACAACTACTAATGACGCATGGGTATTGTTGATTAAATATTTTTCAATTAACTTTTCAAAGTAATCGGTTTTTAATCCGTCTCTTAACTTTTTGAATGTATCGTTGTATTTAAAATGCATTAATGGGCAAGCATCATATAACCAACTGTTTAAATGTTGGATGGCGTACACAACACCTTTTGGGTATTTTCCGTAATCTGCTTCTCTGATTTTAAATTCATGATAGTTAATAGACGCTTCAATCTTTTTCTTATCTAATCCATTTTTAACTAGATTTTTAAGGGTCTCATTAATAACATTAACGAATCTTTCTTTTTCCTCTTCATTTGTATCTTTTGCTACAACACTAAAAGTAGGTTGCAAAATGCCATTGTCATAAGAACCAAATACATCTTTTCCAATATTGGCATCAATTAATGCTTTCTTTAAAGGTGCCCCTTGAGCTTCTAATAACAAGTATTCTAAAACATCAAAAGCATAGTAAAGCTCTGTATCTGTTGCTTTTCCAATAGCATAATTATAACTTAAATACGTTTTATCTTTTGGATCATCATTATTGGATATGGAATATAATTCTTCCACTTCATTCACTTTATCAAATGGTTTTTGTTCTGGAATAGAAGAATCCACCTCTATCTTATCATAATGACTTAAGTATTCTTTATCCAACCATTCTAATTTTTCTTCCACTTCAAAATCACCATATAAGAAGATGTAGCTATTAGAAGGATGATAATACTTTTTATGAAATTCTAAGAAGTCTTCTTGTGTTAGGTCTGTAATAAATTCAGGGTCTCCACCTGATTCTTTTGCATATGGTGTGTCTGGGAATAAAGAGGCTTGAATTCTTCTAAACAATACTTGTTCAGGAGATGAAAACACACCTTTCATTTCATTGTAAACAACCCCTTTGTATTGCAACGGTTCATCTACATTATTTAATTCATAATGCCATCCTTCTTGCTTAAGAATCTTTTCTTCTTTATAAATATTAGGATGAAAAACTGCATCCATATAGACATGCATTAAATTTACAAAATCTTTGTCGTTACAACTTGCCACAGGATACATGGTTTTGTCGGGATAGGTCATAGCATTTAAAAATGTGTTAAGGGATCCTTTTGCTAACTCCACAAATGGGTCTTTGGCTGGAAAGTTTTTTGATCCACATAGTACGGAATGCTCTAATATATGTGGTAAACCTGTGTCATCCGTTGGTGGGGTTCTAAAATTAATTGAAAAGACTTTATTGGTGTCTTCGTTGGATAACACCAATGCTTTAGCGCCACTTTTTGTATGTTCAAATACTCTAGCAGTAGAATTTATTTCGTCAATTTTTTGTTCTTCAATTAGGTTAAATCCAGAATAGGTCTTGCCTTTTTCCATTATAATTCCTCCTTTTTTGAAAATGAACGCACTTTACATCTTATTTAGTTTGTTCAAAAAAATAATATTTACTCATTATCCCATTTACACTCTTTTAATAATAATGCTACAACAACTTTTAAAAATTTTTCATCGATTTCATCAAAACGATTATAGTTAGGGCTATCAATATCTAAAACCCCTAGAACTTTTTCTTCTTTTATTATAGGAATGACAATTTCCGAATTGGAGGCACTGTCACAGGCAATATGTCCCGGGAAATTGTGAACATTTTCTACAATTTGTGATTCTTTTTTTAAAACAGCTGTACCACAAACACCTTTGCCCTTAGGAATTCTAATACAAGCAGGCTTCCCTTGGAATGGTCCTAATACCAGTTGGTCTTTTTTCCATATATAAAATCCAGCCCAATTAACGTCTTTTAATCCATTATACAGTATAGAAGAAATATTTGCCATGTTTGCAATAACATCTGGCTCATCTTTTATAATTTCTTTTACCTGGGAGACTAATATTTCGTATATATTATTTTTTTCTTCTAAAGTCATATTGACCTCCTAAAAAATATTATAACTATAATATAAACATATATTTATCTATTTAACAATATTCTATTCCAAAATATTCCTATTTTCCATTTCAAAAAGTATAATATATCCCTAACGTAATAAAGACCCACAATAGATAATATCTGTTGTGGGCCTTTATTTGTATTATAGATTTATTTAATGGCTGCTTCTACTTCTGATATCATTATGTTCATACCTTCTACTCCACCTGAAGCCACATACCAAATATGAGAACTTAAGTAATTTATTCCATTATTTTTATAAGCATTTGTCATTTTTACTAAATCATTGTCTAGAACACTTGCCGCTGCATTGCTACCACCTGTAACAGCTGCTCGATCAATTACAAATATTATGTCTGGGTTTACTTCTAATATATACTCAAAAGAAATTTTTTGTCCGTGGTTAGATACTTCAATGTTTTCATCTGCCGCTGGGAATGCAAATTCCTGATGAATTAAATTAAATCTTGAATTCTTACCATAGGCACTTAATGCACCATCATTTGCCATAATAATAAGAGCCTTTTTATTGCTTCCTGCAACTAAAGCATTTAATTCATTTATCCTTTTTTCAATATCATTTAGTTGATTATTTACAAATTCTTCTTTATCAAAGATTTGTCCTAATGCTCTAAGGTTACTTTCAAAAGAAGCCATGTAGTTTTGATTGTCTATTGATAACATTATAGTAGGTGCGATTTTAGCGAGTTCATCATAAACTTCTCTTTGTCTTCCTGCAACTAAAATTAAATCTGGTTGAAGTTCAAATATTTTCTCAAAGTTTGGTTCAAATAAAGTGCCTACATCTTCGTATTTTCCATCATTGTATTGTCCTAAGAAAGCTGGAATATTAGACTTTGGTAAACCAATAATTTCTACATCCATTTGATTTAAAGAATCAAGGGTTGCATAATCAAAAACAATGACCCTAGCTGGATTTTTAACTACTGTCGTTTCCCCTAATTCGTGGGCAATTGTAACCGTTTCTGTTGGTTCAGCTAAAACCTCAGTTGTTTCATTTTTTGAACAACCTGTTAACCCTACTATGGATATAATTGTTAAAATAGCTACTAACATTAAATTTTTCTTATTAAACATTTTTTTCACTTTCCTTTTCTTTTTATTTTTTTAATTACTTAATTTTTATATTTTCATCTCTTAGAAGTAAACGCAAATTTTTTGGTTATTGATATTTTGAATATTAAAATTCATATCATAAATTCCACATAATACTTTCTCGTCGATGATATTATCTGTATGACCTTCTTCTACTAATTTCCCTTCGTTCATAGCTACAATATAATCAGAGTAACAAGAAGAAAAATTAATATCATGTATTACTATAATAACGGTTTTTCCTAGATTCTCTACTAGCCCTCTAAGAATCTTCATAATTTCTACAGCATGTTTCATATCTAAGTTATTAAGAGGCTCGTCCAATAGAATGTATTCCGTGTTTTGAGCTATAACCATGGCAATATAAGCCCGTTGTCGTTGTCCACCACTTAATTGATCTATAAATTTATCTTGAATTTCTTCAAGCTTCATATACTTTATGGCTTGGTCTATTTGTTCTTCATCTTCCTTCGTTAAATTTCCTTGAGAATAAGGAAATCTACCAAAGCTTACCAGTTCTCTTATGGTCAAGCGAATATCAAGATGATTAGACTGTTTTAGGATTGATATTTTTCTAGATAAATCCTTGGTATCCCATTTACCTATCTCTATGCCATCTATATATACTTCTCCTTCATCCTTTTTTAACAGTCGGCTAATCATTGAAAGCAGAGTACTTTTACCTGCACCATTAGGTCCGATAAATGATGTTATTTTGTTTTTAGGCAGTTGTAAAGACACATTGTCTACAACTTTCTTATTGCCATAACTTTTAGTAAGGTTTCTAACTTCTATCATTATTTTCTCTCCTTAAGTAGCAGATATATAAAATAAATACCGCCAACAAGATTAATTATTACACTTAATGGGGTGTGATTGTTAAAAATCCTTTCAACAATTAACTGACCGCCGATTAAAGCAATACCACTTAATATCATAGATCCTAAAATCAAATAGGTATGTTTGTATGTATTTAACATTTCTCTAGCTAGATTTACCACTAACAGTCCTAAGAAAGTAATTGGACCAACCAATGCCGTTGCTACAGATATCATTATTACAATAACAACCAACATTCTTTTAATAACTTTATCGTAATCAACGCCTAAATTTACTGCATGTTCTCTTCCTAGAGAAAGGACATCCATTTTTTTAATATATGGATAGGTGTAAATGGCCAATACCACAAATATTAGCGCTGACAAATTCAACAAATCTGTGTTCACATTATTAAAACTAGCAAACATCCTATTTTGAACAATGCTAAATTCATTAGGATCAATTAACATTTGCATAAAGGAAGATATACTCTGAAAGAAAGTACTAAAGATCATCCCTACTAAAAGTAAAAAATAAATATTCTGAGTTTCTTTTCTAAATAACAATTTGTACAACACGCCTGAGAAGAACATCATTACCACTATGGAGAGTACAAAGTTCTGAGTTACATTAACAACTTCTAATGTTCTAGCCCCTAATATAAAAACAATAGTCGTTTGAACAAATAAATACATTGCATCCAGGCCTAAAATACTTGGTGTTAAAATTCTATTATTGGTTATTGTTTGAAATATAAGTGTTGAAAAAGCAATTACTGAGCCAGTTAACAAAATTGCAGCAGCCTTTGGAATTCTTCTTGGTAAGGCATATTCCCAGTTACGACTGTTTAAACCAATGGTTAAATAAAGAATCATTAATATAAACAGTAGGCTACCTAGTAATAGCAGCTTTTTATTGTTCGTCATTATTTGTCCCCCCTAAACAGCAAGTATAAAAATACAACACTTCCTATTACTCCAACTGTTAACCCAATGGAGATCTCGTAGGGGAAAATAATAATACGCCCTAAAATATCACAGAAAAGTAAAAAAACTGCACCAAGCAACGCTGTAGGTAGTAAGTTTTTCTTTAAATTGTCTCCTTGATAAATTGTAACGATATTAGGAATGATAAGTCCTAAAAAGGGCATTCTACCTACGGTTATTACAACAAGAGATGTGGTTAAAGCTACTATCATAAGTCCTATATTCATAACTTTATTGTAATCTAACCCAAGATTAGCTGAGAAATCTTCTCCCATTCCTGCTACTGTGAATTTATTAGCATAAAAAAATGCGACAAACACCAGTGGAATACTTATGTATAAAAGTTCATATCTTCCTCTTATAACCATTGAAAAGTCACCTTGTAACCAAGAGGATATGTTTTGTACAAGATCGTACCTATATGCAAAAAAGGTTGTTATAGAATCAATTATATTACCAAGCATAATACCAACTAAGGGCACAAATATTTTGTTTTTAAACTTGATCTTTTTTATTATTCTTATGAATAATAATGTCCCACCTAATGCAAAGGCAAAGGATACCATCATCTTTGTTAAACTACTAGATGAAGAAAATAATAGCAGCGCTACTAATATACCAAGTCTTGCACTATCTACAGTTCCTGCAGTGGTGGGTGAAACAAATTTATTTCTGGTTAGCTGTTGC comes from Natranaerovirga pectinivora and encodes:
- a CDS encoding iron chelate uptake ABC transporter family permease subunit; the protein is MTNNKKLLLLGSLLFILMILYLTIGLNSRNWEYALPRRIPKAAAILLTGSVIAFSTLIFQTITNNRILTPSILGLDAMYLFVQTTIVFILGARTLEVVNVTQNFVLSIVVMMFFSGVLYKLLFRKETQNIYFLLLVGMIFSTFFQSISSFMQMLIDPNEFSIVQNRMFASFNNVNTDLLNLSALIFVVLAIYTYPYIKKMDVLSLGREHAVNLGVDYDKVIKRMLVVIVIMISVATALVGPITFLGLLVVNLAREMLNTYKHTYLILGSMILSGIALIGGQLIVERIFNNHTPLSVIINLVGGIYFIYLLLKERK
- a CDS encoding siderophore ABC transporter substrate-binding protein; this translates as MFNKKNLMLVAILTIISIVGLTGCSKNETTEVLAEPTETVTIAHELGETTVVKNPARVIVFDYATLDSLNQMDVEIIGLPKSNIPAFLGQYNDGKYEDVGTLFEPNFEKIFELQPDLILVAGRQREVYDELAKIAPTIMLSIDNQNYMASFESNLRALGQIFDKEEFVNNQLNDIEKRINELNALVAGSNKKALIIMANDGALSAYGKNSRFNLIHQEFAFPAADENIEVSNHGQKISFEYILEVNPDIIFVIDRAAVTGGSNAAASVLDNDLVKMTNAYKNNGINYLSSHIWYVASGGVEGMNIMISEVEAAIK
- a CDS encoding ABC transporter permease, giving the protein MKKRYLFIALIILSIASLFIGVNNIRIIDLLRLDDMQVQIILISRIPRLVSIIVAGVSMSMGGLIMQQLTRNKFVSPTTAGTVDSARLGILVALLLFSSSSSLTKMMVSFAFALGGTLLFIRIIKKIKFKNKIFVPLVGIMLGNIIDSITTFFAYRYDLVQNISSWLQGDFSMVIRGRYELLYISIPLVFVAFFYANKFTVAGMGEDFSANLGLDYNKVMNIGLMIVALTTSLVVITVGRMPFLGLIIPNIVTIYQGDNLKKNLLPTALLGAVFLLFCDILGRIIIFPYEISIGLTVGVIGSVVFLYLLFRGDK
- a CDS encoding GAF domain-containing protein, producing MTLEEKNNIYEILVSQVKEIIKDEPDVIANMANISSILYNGLKDVNWAGFYIWKKDQLVLGPFQGKPACIRIPKGKGVCGTAVLKKESQIVENVHNFPGHIACDSASNSEIVIPIIKEEKVLGVLDIDSPNYNRFDEIDEKFLKVVVALLLKECKWDNE
- a CDS encoding iron ABC transporter ATP-binding protein, coding for MIEVRNLTKSYGNKKVVDNVSLQLPKNKITSFIGPNGAGKSTLLSMISRLLKKDEGEVYIDGIEIGKWDTKDLSRKISILKQSNHLDIRLTIRELVSFGRFPYSQGNLTKEDEEQIDQAIKYMKLEEIQDKFIDQLSGGQRQRAYIAMVIAQNTEYILLDEPLNNLDMKHAVEIMKILRGLVENLGKTVIIVIHDINFSSCYSDYIVAMNEGKLVEEGHTDNIIDEKVLCGIYDMNFNIQNINNQKICVYF